The window GCCGGTGGGTGGAATATCTCCTGCGGCGAGGCGTCCATTGCGTTGGAACTGACCTGCTCCTTTCAAATGCGAGGGCGACCTGCGCCAGGACAAAATCGGCCTCCGGGTGAGCGCTGGCGGTGGTGGCCGATGCGACCCACCTTCCTTTCAAGCCTCATAGCTTCCATGCCCTCATCTCTTTCGGCCTGCTCGCACATTTTCGGAACCACGTGCCTGTGCTGGAGAGCTGGACCAGGCTTCTGCACGAAACCGGGAGGGTGGTCCTCTCCGTGCCCAACGGCCGCCGCAAGGATTGGGCCGTCTACGAGGCGCTCCACCAATTGCTTCTCCACCGAAAGCTGATGCGTTTCTATCCCACGCTGCGAGGTCTTGTTTCGCGCTCCTACGGATACGAGGAGCGCTGGACGCCGGCCTATTTTCGCCAGTTGTGCCGGTGGGTCGGCTTCCGGGAGGTGGAAATCGATGGGCTGTTCCTCCTCCCGCCCTTGTTTTTCCATCCTTTTGGAGACCGGATTCCCCCCGCCCTTTTCCGGCGCATGGCCCGCACGCGGCGCTCATCACAGTGGGGGCTCTACCTCTTTGCGATGGCAAGGCGGTAAGCGTTGCCTCCTTGCGACGACAAGTCCTCGGCCGGCGCTCTTTCAGCTTCAGGATGAGAGAGGCGACGACACACTGGCGCTTCAGCGGTCTTTTCAAGCTTCTTGGTCTGGACCGCGTCGAGGAAAGGGGCCTTGCGTGCGAGTGGTGCACAGCCGTGCGGTGCGGCAGGTGCCCAAGTGCGATGCTGGTGGCGTCAAGGTCAAATGGAGCGGGTGTGCCCAGGCCGCTGGTGCGGCAAGGCATCAGAGGCGTCCGCGCCTTCGCGGGCATCTTGCGCAGAAGAGGCAGGTCCTTGACCAATGGCAGAGCTCTTTTCGGCTTGGCCCTTCCAAGACCGCCCCGCTAACCCGCGTGATGAGGGGCTCTTCTTCGCCGCGATATTCTTGTTGACTTTTTCTCGCGAAATTCGTACAATGGCAGCACGATGGCAGCATCCTATCCCCACGAGCCAGGGAGCCAAACTCGGGCCCGTCGCTCCGGTTTCCCAAGAGGCGTCTGCCCCAAAGCCGACCCCGCATGTGTCCCGCAAAGCCACAGGCAGGGCGCCGGGTGCAGTTGGTCTCAGATGAGGCGTGGACGGCGTGATCTTCGTCCTCGCCGTGCTGCGCCTGTGCCCCTCTCCTGCGTGGTGACAATGATCTTCTGGTTCTTGTTGGTTGTCGTTGATTGCAACAGACCTTCTGCGCTCAGAGGTAGGACCATTTGCCTTGACCCTGGACACGGCGGGACAGGTGCCGTCGACTCTTACCGCATCGGCCCCACAGGAGAAAGGGAAGAATGGATTAATCTCCGCGTTGCCCTGGTTCTCCGGCAGTTGCTGGAGGCACGCGGCGCCAAGGTGCTCATGACCCGCACCGCGGACGTGGAAGTGCCGCTGGCTGAGCGGGCGCGTGTGGCAGTGGCAGGAGAGGCAGACCTCTTTCTCTCCATCCACCACAATGCCGCTGCAGACACGGGGGTGAATTTTCCGGTGGCCTACTTCCATGGCAGCGCTTCCGAAAACCAGGCCGGCGTGGCGCTGGGCCGCCATCTCCTCTGTGCCATGGCGCGCGCCCTCCACCGCCCGGAGACGCCGCTCAGTCTGGCGTCAGATCACACCATCTTCCCCACGGCCGGAACGGCAGTTCTCCGTCAGACCTACGGCATTCCGGGGGTCATCGTCGAGGCGTCGTTCTTCACTAATCCGGCAGAAGAGTGGCGTCTGCGGCAGCCAGCCTACAATCGTCGGGAAGCGGCGGCCTATGTGGAGGGGCTGGAGGCGTTCTTCCACGAGCCTATTCCCCCCATTCTGACAAAAGGGGCAAGGGTCCAGCTTGATACCTTCCGCGTCCTTCAGGAGGCCGAGCGCATGAGTCCTGTGGCTCGTCTTTGGCGGAAGGATTTCCTGGAGGCACAGCGTCTAGCGGCACAGAGCGACCCGGATTCATTATGTCGCGCTCACGAGCTCTTCACGCGCTCGGCCCGCTCGTTCCCGGATTCATATTTGGCGAGGGAGTGTCATCTGCAACGTGCGCGCTTACTGCGTCTCTGGAAAAAGAAGGAGGAGGCAGACATGGCGGAGTTACGTGCGCGAGAGTATTACGTCGCAGTAGATTGCGGGGGGCCATAGTGCCGCCGGCTCGAGCGGAGACAGGTAGCGCGCCAGAAGGCGTGCCACAGGGATAACCAGGAGCAAGGAGGAGAGCGCGATGAGATGGCTGTGCACGGCGCTGGTGGTTTGGCAACTCCTCAGCCTGACGACCCAGGCGACCGGACAGGTACGCTCGCCCGGAAAAAGTCATGGTGAGGAGAGCTTTCTTGTGAACTGGAAAACCTACCAGGACTACGAGGGAATGACCAAAATCCTCAAAGGCTTGGCCGGCCGTTTCCCCAACCTGGCCAAGCTCTATTCCACGGGGAAAAGCCGCATGGGGCGTGAGCTCTGGGTGATGGAGATCACCAACTTTGCCAAGGGCGATACCTTAGAAAGGCCAGGCTTTTACATCGATGGCAACATCCATGGGAACGAAGTGAACGGCATGATGGTGCCGCTCTACACCTGCTGGTATCTCCTGACGCGCTATGGCAACGACGATTTTGTCACGGACCTGGTCGACCGGGTGGTCTTTTACGTGCGGCCGTCGGTAAATCCGGACGCAATGAATTCCTTCATCACCGAGCCGAACACCATGCACCATCCGCGTTGGAACTACCGCCCCATAGATAACGACGGCGATGGTCTCTACGATGAGGATCCGGAGGAGGACCTGAACGGTGACGGCGAGATTTCCTTAATGCGCAAGCGGGACCCCCTGGGGCGTTGGAAGATCAGCCCGGAGGATCCGCGGCTCCTGGTGCGCTGCAAGCCGGGAGAACCGCCGGGCGGCTGGACTCTCCTGGGGACCGAGGGCATCGACAATGATGGCGACGGCTCCATCAATGAGGACATCCCCGGGGGCCTGGACATGGCGCGCAACTTTCCCTACGACTACAGCGTGCAGAACGGTTGGCCTTTCCCCATCTCGGAACCGGAGACCAAGGGGGTGATCGAGTTCTTCCGCACCCATCCCAACATCAACGGCGTGTTCCACTACCACAACTCCGGCAAACTGATTATGATGGCGCTGGGCAAAGAGGCGCGCATGGAAAGTGCCCCACCTCCCGAGCGGCGCCGCGCAGCAGAGTTGGACCTTCCTCCCCTCAGCGCTGAGGAGCAGAAACTTATGGAAGGTTTCCTGAACGTCACGGTACAACGCGAGAAGCAGCGCGACTTGACCATGTACCAGATCCTGGCCGCACGCGGGGTGCAGATCCTCAAGTATCGCCCGACGCTCAACGGCGGCGTGGGCCAGTTCCCGCCGTGGACCTACAGCATGTACGGCGCGCCCTCGTTTCTCATCGAGCTGTGGGGCATCCCGGCCGACTACAATGGCGACGGGGATGTGAGCGAGGCGGAGGCGTTGCGCTGGGTGGACGAGGAACTGCATGGCGAAGGGTGGATAGACTGGAAGCCCTTCACTCACCCGCAGCTTGGCGAGATCGAGATTGGCGGCAGCTATGCCAAATTTGTGCGCCGTTCGCCGCCGGCGCGCTTCCTGGAGGAACACTGCCTGGCCAATACGCGCTTTCACCTCTACGTGGCCAGCGAATTGCCGCGCCTGGAGTTTGTCAAGGCCGAGCTCGTTCCGCTCTGCTCCTTCGCTCGGGCAGCGCAAGGTGACCGCGCCGCACTCACGGTCAGCGACGTGCTGGAGATTGGAGCCAAGGACCTGAGAGCCGAGAAGGGGGTGCTGGCTTGGCTGGACGTTGAGATCCGCAACCACGGTGTCATCCCCACCGCCACAGCGCAGGCGATAAACATCAAGGCCACCCGGCCGGATCGCTTGCGCATCAAGGGCGTCAACGGCGTGCAAGTCCTTGGGCGTTCCGACCCGGCAAACATGTTGGGCCGCATCACCGGCTTCACCACCGAAGCTCCCAGCGAGGTGGAAGTGGGATATCTTGGCGGGCGGAGCAGTCAAACTTACCGCTTCCTGGTGAGGGTCGGCCAGACGAGGAATGGTGCCATCAATCTGGAGTACAACAGTCAGCGCGGCGGCGTGGTGCGAAAGACGCTCCCTGTGCGTTTCTCAGGTTGAGGCACGGCTCAGGTGGATGGAGGTGAACATGAGAATACGCGTTTTGCTCCCATGGGTAGCCGGGGTCCTACTGACCGCCGCGCTGCCGCACCTCTCGGCAGGAGCCGAAAAGGTGAAGTGTGACAAATATCACACCTACGAGGAGCTGACTTCGCAGCTCCGTGCCCTGCAGTCCGGGTACCCCGACCTGGCTAAGCTCACTTCCGCTGGCAAGAGCATTCAAGGCAGGGAGTTGTGGGTGATGGAGGTGACCAACCGCA of the candidate division KSB1 bacterium genome contains:
- a CDS encoding N-acetylmuramoyl-L-alanine amidase produces the protein MIFWFLLVVVDCNRPSALRGRTICLDPGHGGTGAVDSYRIGPTGEREEWINLRVALVLRQLLEARGAKVLMTRTADVEVPLAERARVAVAGEADLFLSIHHNAAADTGVNFPVAYFHGSASENQAGVALGRHLLCAMARALHRPETPLSLASDHTIFPTAGTAVLRQTYGIPGVIVEASFFTNPAEEWRLRQPAYNRREAAAYVEGLEAFFHEPIPPILTKGARVQLDTFRVLQEAERMSPVARLWRKDFLEAQRLAAQSDPDSLCRAHELFTRSARSFPDSYLARECHLQRARLLRLWKKKEEADMAELRAREYYVAVDCGGP
- a CDS encoding M14 family metallopeptidase, translated to MRWLCTALVVWQLLSLTTQATGQVRSPGKSHGEESFLVNWKTYQDYEGMTKILKGLAGRFPNLAKLYSTGKSRMGRELWVMEITNFAKGDTLERPGFYIDGNIHGNEVNGMMVPLYTCWYLLTRYGNDDFVTDLVDRVVFYVRPSVNPDAMNSFITEPNTMHHPRWNYRPIDNDGDGLYDEDPEEDLNGDGEISLMRKRDPLGRWKISPEDPRLLVRCKPGEPPGGWTLLGTEGIDNDGDGSINEDIPGGLDMARNFPYDYSVQNGWPFPISEPETKGVIEFFRTHPNINGVFHYHNSGKLIMMALGKEARMESAPPPERRRAAELDLPPLSAEEQKLMEGFLNVTVQREKQRDLTMYQILAARGVQILKYRPTLNGGVGQFPPWTYSMYGAPSFLIELWGIPADYNGDGDVSEAEALRWVDEELHGEGWIDWKPFTHPQLGEIEIGGSYAKFVRRSPPARFLEEHCLANTRFHLYVASELPRLEFVKAELVPLCSFARAAQGDRAALTVSDVLEIGAKDLRAEKGVLAWLDVEIRNHGVIPTATAQAINIKATRPDRLRIKGVNGVQVLGRSDPANMLGRITGFTTEAPSEVEVGYLGGRSSQTYRFLVRVGQTRNGAINLEYNSQRGGVVRKTLPVRFSG